CATGGAAGAGCGCCGCGTCACGGTGGAGGGCACCACCCACGTGCTGCCCGAACCTTTTCTGGTTATTGCCACCCAGAATCCGGTGGAACAGATCGGCACCTTCCCCCTGCCGGAATCCCAACTCGACCGCTTCAATCTGTGCACAGGCATCGGCTACCCGCCGGCGGCCGTGGAAAAAAGCATTATCGGCGGGGGCAGCGTGCGCGACCGGATCGGGCGCCTGCAGCCCCTGCTCAGCCAGGCGCAGATCCTCAACGCACGCGCCGCATTGCGCAAAGTACACCTCGGCGAAAAAGTGGTCGACTATATCCATGCCCTGGTCGTTGCCAGCCGTGAGCATGCCGCGGTGCTGACCGGGGTTTCCACGCGCGGCGCCATTACCCTCGGAGAAGCCGGTCGCGCCGCAGCCTATCTCGACGGGCGCGATTTCGTCACCCCGGAGGACGTCAAGCAGGTGGCAACGGCAACCCTCGCCCACCGCCTGATCCTGCGTCCGGAACATGAAAGCCTGCGAAAGGAGGATTTGTTACGTCTGCTCCTCAACGATCTGCCCGTGCCTCGGGCCTGAAACCGACCCCCGCCGGCAGCCTCTATATCGCCGTCACCCTGGTGCTGGGCCTGGCCGCTGTCAACACCGGCAACAATCTGCTGTATCTGCTGGTTGCGGCCCTGCTCGGACTGCTTATCGTCTCCGGTGTGCTCGGCCGCGCCAATCTAATCGGGCTCGCAGCGCAGCTGACCCTGCCCGAGGAGATTTACGCCGGGGTACCGACCAGCGCCATACTGAGCCTGACAAACCGCCGCCGGCGAGCGCGGTTTCTCCTGACGGCGCGTCTGGAGGGAAACAACGCCCATTTTAGCGTCATTGACCCTCAGGCTGCGGATGAACAATCTCTGAGCCTAAACTTTGCCGCACGCGGACGCCGGCGCATCGACGGCCTGCGCCTGAGTTCGCCCTTCCCGGTGGGTTTTTTCCAACGCAGCGCCTGGCTGCCCCTGGAGCGGGACCTGATCGTTTTGCCGCACCCGGTACCCTGCGCAACGCCCACGTCCAGCCAGGCACAGCGCTCACGCGGCGAAGCCGGCACCTCGCGCCACGGCCACGACGGCGACCTGCTGGCGGTCAGCGACTACAGCGGGCGTGAGCCCCTCAAGCTGATCCATTGGAAACAGAGCGCGCGGCACGATGCGGTCAAGGTCAAGCAACTCGCCGCGACGGCTGCCCGCCCGCTGTGGGTCAGACTTGAGGACTGTCCGGGCGCAACCCTCGAAGAGCGCCTGGGCAACGCGGTCTATCTCATCAACCTATGGTGGCGCAGCGGCCGTCCCCTGGGGCTGCAGATCGGCGCGCAGACCCTGG
This region of Geoalkalibacter ferrihydriticus DSM 17813 genomic DNA includes:
- a CDS encoding AAA family ATPase; translated protein: MVLAERDHIVQVIDTLANQHLQGKVRAVRLAIIALLSGGHILLEDIPGLGKTTLALALARVLGLSFGRIQCTSDLLPSDITGLSIYRREENRFEFMPGPIFNNLVLVDEINRAMPKTQSALLEAMEERRVTVEGTTHVLPEPFLVIATQNPVEQIGTFPLPESQLDRFNLCTGIGYPPAAVEKSIIGGGSVRDRIGRLQPLLSQAQILNARAALRKVHLGEKVVDYIHALVVASREHAAVLTGVSTRGAITLGEAGRAAAYLDGRDFVTPEDVKQVATATLAHRLILRPEHESLRKEDLLRLLLNDLPVPRA
- a CDS encoding DUF58 domain-containing protein, which codes for MLGLAAVNTGNNLLYLLVAALLGLLIVSGVLGRANLIGLAAQLTLPEEIYAGVPTSAILSLTNRRRRARFLLTARLEGNNAHFSVIDPQAADEQSLSLNFAARGRRRIDGLRLSSPFPVGFFQRSAWLPLERDLIVLPHPVPCATPTSSQAQRSRGEAGTSRHGHDGDLLAVSDYSGREPLKLIHWKQSARHDAVKVKQLAATAARPLWVRLEDCPGATLEERLGNAVYLINLWWRSGRPLGLQIGAQTLAPGRGRRHRLRLLRELALYDAA